Proteins encoded together in one Lathyrus oleraceus cultivar Zhongwan6 chromosome 5, CAAS_Psat_ZW6_1.0, whole genome shotgun sequence window:
- the LOC127082389 gene encoding GDSL esterase/lipase At1g74460, whose protein sequence is MKFDFAIVIIAVSMLGIGLERCDCKMVQFIFGDSLSDVGNNIYLSKSLAQASLPWYGIDMGNGLPNGRFSNGRTVADIIGDNMGLPRPPAFLDPSLTEDVILENGVNYASGGGGILNETGSFFIQRFSLYKQIELFEGTQELIRSKIGKVEAEKFFQEARYVVALGSNDFINNYLMPLYSDSWTYNDETFMDYLVGTLQDQLKVLHGLGARQLMVFGLGPMGCIPLQRVLSTSGNCQEKTNKLALNFNKASSKVVNDLGKQLPNSSYRFGDAYDVVNNVISNPSKYGFENADSPCCSFGRIRPALTCIPASKLCKDRSKYVFWDEYHPSDKANEMIATELIKKFGFKRVDQTQSSSPSPELAPSPTSDD, encoded by the exons ATGAAGTTTGATTTCGCAATTGTTATTATAGCAGTTAGTATGTTAGGAATTGGTCTTGAAAGATGTGATTGCAAAATGGTGCAGTTCATTTTTGGAGATTCTCTGTCTGATGTTGGAAACAACATCTACCTTTCCAAAAGCCTTGCTCAGGCAAGTTTGCCTTGGTATGGTATTGATATGGGAAATGGTCTTCCTAATGGCAGATTCTCTAATGGTCGTACAGTTGCCGATATTATAG GTGACAACATGGGACTTCCAAGGCCTCCAGCATTTCTGGACCCATCATTAACCGAAGATGTTATATTAGAAAATGGAGTGAACTATGCTTCTGGAGGTGGTGGCATATTGAATGAAACTGGAAGTTTTTTT ATTCAAAGATTTTCTCTCTACAAACAAATTGAGCTGTTTGAGGGGACACAAGAACTAATTAGAAGCAAAATTGGAAAAGTGGAGGCAGAGAAGTTTTTTCAGGAAGCACGCTATGTTGTTGCGTTAGGTAGCAATGACTTCATCAATAATTACTTGATGCCTCTTTATAGTGATTCATGGACTTACAATGATGAAACCTTCATGGATTACTTAGTTGGAACACTACAAGACCAACTTAAG GTATTGCATGGGCTAGGAGCAAGACAACTGATGGTGTTTGGGCTTGGCCCAATGGGCTGCATTCCTCTTCAAAGAGTGCTTAGTACATCTGGGAATTGTCAAGAAAAAACAAACAAGCTAGCTCTTAATTTTAACAAAGCTTCAAGCAAGGTTGTAAATGATTTGGGAAAGCAACTTCCAAATTCAAGCTACAGATTTGGAGATGCATATGATGTCGTTAATAATGTGATTAGCAACCCAAGCAAGTATG GGTTTGAAAACGCAGACTCGCCATGTTGCTCATTTGGGAGGATTCGTCCAGCTTTAACATGTATACCAGCGTCAAAACTATGCAAAGACAGAAGCAAATATGTTTTTTGGGATGAATATCATCCATCAGACAAGGCTAACGAAATGATTGCCACTGAACTCATCAAGAAATTTGGGTTTAAACGTGTTGATCAAACACAATCATCTTCACCATCACCTGAACTTGCTCCATCTCCTACTTCAGAtgattaa